The sequence CCAGCAGCGGGTGGTAGTAGCGGTGCAGGCCTGGGGCTTCGAGGTCCCAGTCCACCACCAGCACGCGCAGTCCCTGGCTGGCCAGGATCCAGCCCAGGTTGGCGAGCGCCATGGTGCGGCCGGTGCCGCCCTTGAAGGAGTAGAAGGTGACGACCGTGCCGGTGCCGGGGGTCGCGAGGGCCGCGGACCCGTGGTCCGCGAGGGCGGCGTGCTCAACGCTCATCGGTCCGCTTCTCCTTCACTGGGCGCCCGGTTGGTCAGGGGCACGGTCTCCTCGCGCAGGGCGCCCCTCGGCCCCGGCGCGCCTCCGGCCCCGGCGCCCGCCCCGGGAGTGTTCCCCGTTCCGGGGGCGTTGCCCGGGCGCGGGAGGGGCGGGCCCGGGGAAGCGGGCGGTTCCGGCGGTACGGGCGGCCAGGCCGGGATGGTGAGGCCGGGCATCGGTCGCGGGTCCGGACCGAGCCCGAACTGGGCCCGGGCGGCGACCGGGTCGTCGTCCAGCTGGTCGAGCAGGCGGTTCTGGGCGACGGTCACGGTCGAGAGCAGCTCACGCTCGAATCGTTCCCGCCGGATGTGGATGCGAAAGAGCGGCTCGGGACCGGACCGGTGCAACCAGGTGCGCGCGAACACCTCGCGCACCCCCTCCCAGAGCCGGGCGCGCGCCGGACCGGCCGGCGGGTCGTCGGTGCTGTCGGGCAGCAGCACGGCGGTGACCGGGTGGTTCTGCCGGTCGAAGTCGCGCAGCGCCTGCCGGAAGGGCTCGGCGCCGGCCGCCCACGGGTCCACCAGCAGGACGCTGACCTCGTTGTTCTCCCGGGCCCGGTCGAGCGCGTCGGCGAGGTCCGGGCCGACGGTCTCCAGGCTGGTGCTGTGCCCGGCCCGGGTGATCACCTGCTGGGCCTGGACCGCCAACGAGGGCAGCCGGGGCGGGTGGTAGGGCGCCCAGTCGCGGGGGTGCGCGCCGTACCACCCGCCCTGGTAGGGCCCGTCCGGGCCGCCGGGACGGCCGTCGGCGAGGTCGCCGCCCGCGGCGGCCCGGTCGGTCCGCACGCTGTCCGCCTCGGAGCGCTGCGCCGGGAACCGGTCGCCGTTGACCGCGCCGGCCCCGCCCACGACCGCGGGCGGGTCGCCGGCCCGCCGGGCGGCGACGAAGAGCCGGACCAGGCTGCTGCGGGCGGCGACCGGGGCGGCCTCCTCCACCGGGAAGCAGCCCTCCACCTGCCCGAGGTCGAGGTCGCGCAGCTCGGCGACCCGCCAGGAGGCGGCCTCCCGGATCCGCTCGGCGATCACCCGCACCACCTTGCGGTACGCGGTGCCCTGCGGGTCGGTCCGCAGCAGGTGGCGCAGCCCGCCGGTGGCGTACTCGGCGCCGAAGTCGTGCTGCATGTACTGGATCCGCCGGACCTCGGCGGGCAGGTCCTCGGGCGGCGGCTCCCACAGGACGGGGATGAGGGCCGGGACGCTCTCCCCGGTCTGCTCCTCGTGGCGCCGCGTCCGGCCGTCGAAGGCCGTCCACTCCTTGCCGCAGTAGGGGCTGGCGAAGTAGGCGGGCGAGTAGAGGGCGACCATGGTGCGGCTGGCGCCGAGCATCCGGGAGAGCTGCCGCTCCCAGTCGTCGCCGATCCGCAGCCGTTCGGTGTCCCGGTAGGCGAGTTCGCCCGGTCCGGCCTCGGGCTCGATCCGGGCCAGTTCGTCCCGCAGGTCGGTGAAGAACTGGTCGACGAAGGCACCCCCGGCCAGGTGGTCCCGCCGCGCGTAGCTGAAGAAGAAGTACGGCCGCACCCAGAAAACCCCCCACCTTGCCGGTGAACGACCCCACCTTACTGGCGGGCTGACACAAGGTCAGCCGGTGGGCGGAGGAAGGTGTAGTGGTGTCGTCACAAGTGCGACCCCGCGGGGCTACGGGCCTGGTCGGGGGCGTGCGGGTGCGGCCCGGGACCGACGGCGCGGACGCGGACGGACCGGCCCCGCGGGCACGGCCCGGCCCGCTCCCCGGGCAGGGTCGACCGGACTCGGGGGCACCGCCCGGCCGGACTCACGGGCAGAGCCGCTCCACCCGCCAGCCCGCCGGGGCAGCCGGGTCGGCGAGGTAGCGCAGCCGGTCGTGCAGCCGGTTCTCCCGCCCCTGCCAGAACTCCACGCTCTCCGGCACCACCCGGTAGCCGCCCCAGAAGGGCGGCACCGGCACGCCCTCGCCCTCCGGGTAGCGCCGCTCGAGGTCCGCGTAGCGCTGCTCCAGCACCTCCCGCGAGGCGACCGGGCTGGACTGCTCGCTGGCCCAGGCGCCGAGTTGGGAGCCGTGCGGGCGGGTGCGGAAGTAGGCGGCGGTCTCGTCCCGGCCGACCTTCTCCACCGGGCCCTGGACGATCACCTGGCGGGCCAGCGCGACCCACGGGAAGAGCAGCGCCGCGTACGGGTTGGCCGCGAGCTCGGTGCCCTTGCGGGAGCCGTAGTTGGTGAAGAAGACAAAGCCGCGGGCGTCGAACCCCTTGAGCAGCACGGTGCGCGAGCTGGGCCGCCCCTGGGCGTCGGCAGTGGAGAGCACCATCGCGTTGGGCTCCACCACCCCGGCGTCGTCCGCGTCGTGGAACCACCGCGTGAACTGGCCCATCGGCTCGGCGGCGAGGTCCTCCTCGGCCAGTCCCTCGTGCGTGTAGTGCTTGCGCATCACGGCGAGGTCCGGCCCGGGTCGGGCCTCGTCGGCCGGGATCCGGGTGGCGGGGGGCAGGGGCGTCGACTGGGCGCGGTCCGGGGTCTGCACGTCAACATCATCCCGTACGACAAGCAACCGGCACCGCTACCTCCGGACAAACCCCGGTGGGAGATAAGGTGACTCGCCACCGCTTGACCGCCCGTCGTACGGTGATTTGTCCTGAACCGCACCCTTGGTTCCGGAGATTTCCCGGGCACGACCGGCC comes from Streptomyces sp. TLI_053 and encodes:
- a CDS encoding TIR-like protein FxsC, with product MRPYFFFSYARRDHLAGGAFVDQFFTDLRDELARIEPEAGPGELAYRDTERLRIGDDWERQLSRMLGASRTMVALYSPAYFASPYCGKEWTAFDGRTRRHEEQTGESVPALIPVLWEPPPEDLPAEVRRIQYMQHDFGAEYATGGLRHLLRTDPQGTAYRKVVRVIAERIREAASWRVAELRDLDLGQVEGCFPVEEAAPVAARSSLVRLFVAARRAGDPPAVVGGAGAVNGDRFPAQRSEADSVRTDRAAAGGDLADGRPGGPDGPYQGGWYGAHPRDWAPYHPPRLPSLAVQAQQVITRAGHSTSLETVGPDLADALDRARENNEVSVLLVDPWAAGAEPFRQALRDFDRQNHPVTAVLLPDSTDDPPAGPARARLWEGVREVFARTWLHRSGPEPLFRIHIRRERFERELLSTVTVAQNRLLDQLDDDPVAARAQFGLGPDPRPMPGLTIPAWPPVPPEPPASPGPPLPRPGNAPGTGNTPGAGAGAGGAPGPRGALREETVPLTNRAPSEGEADR
- the pdxH gene encoding pyridoxamine 5'-phosphate oxidase, whose translation is MRKHYTHEGLAEEDLAAEPMGQFTRWFHDADDAGVVEPNAMVLSTADAQGRPSSRTVLLKGFDARGFVFFTNYGSRKGTELAANPYAALLFPWVALARQVIVQGPVEKVGRDETAAYFRTRPHGSQLGAWASEQSSPVASREVLEQRYADLERRYPEGEGVPVPPFWGGYRVVPESVEFWQGRENRLHDRLRYLADPAAPAGWRVERLCP